The DNA region GGCGCAACGCATGGCGGGGGGCGCGTTCGTGCAACATGGGCATCTGGCGCGCCGACCTCGACAAGATCGACGGCTTCGATGCCGACTACAGCGGCTGGGGCAAAGAGGACTCGGACCTGATCGTGCGCCTCCTGCATGCCGGGGTGCAACGGAAGGACGGCACCTTCGCAACGGGCGTCATCCATCTCTGGCACAAGGAGGCCGATCGCGACCGGCTTTCCGTCAACGAGCAGAAGCTCTCCGACATCATCTCGAGCGATGACGTGCGCGCCAAGCGCGGCCTGTCGGCGTTGGTGCCGGCAAAGCGGATGGTGGAGTAGGCGATGGCGAGCGTGTCCCTGTCCCGCCGGTTCGAACCGGCCAAGCTGATGCGGCTGGCCGACGGCCTCGCGGTCGCGACGGCGATTTCCGTGCCGTGGTCGACCTCCGCCACGCTGATCCTGATGGCACTGTGGCTGATCGCGCTGATCCCCACGCTGAGCTGGGCGGAGGTGCGGCGCGAATTGCTCACGCCGGCCGGCGGCCTGCCGGTGCTGCTGGTCGTGCTCGGTGTCGCGGGCATGTTGTGGGCCGACGTGTCGCTCCACGAGCGCTGGAAGGGGCTCGACTCCTTCCTCAAGCTGCTCGTCATCCCGCTGTTGTTCATTCAGTTCCGCCGCAGCGACAATGCGGAGCGCGTGCTCGGCGGCTTCGCCTTGTCCTGTGTGGTGCTGCTCGTCGCTTCATACGTGATGGTGCTGTGGCCGCATCCGGTGCGGCTGTTCTCGAACGACTTCGGCGTGCCGGTGAAGAGCGGACCGAGCCAGAGCGGCGAATTCGTCACCTGCATCTTCGGCTTCACGTACCTTGCTTATGATGCCGTCGTGCGTCGGCAATGGCGGTGGATGTTCGCGCTCGCATTCGTCATGCTGGCGATGCTCGCCAACATTCTATTCGTGGCGACGAGCCGCACGGCGCTCCTCATCATTTTCGTGTTGCTGGCGCTGTTCGCGCTGAAGCAATTGCGGTGGCGCGACACGCTCATCCTGTTCGCGGCCACGGCCGCGCTGCTGGTCGTCGCCTGGTTCTCCTCGCCTTACCTGCGCGAGCGCACGACGCAGGCCTGGACCGATTACCAGAGCTACGTCGCGAGCGACGCGCGCAACTCGTCCGGCGAGCGGATCGAGTTCGCCAAACGC from Pseudolabrys taiwanensis includes:
- a CDS encoding O-antigen ligase family protein, which codes for MASVSLSRRFEPAKLMRLADGLAVATAISVPWSTSATLILMALWLIALIPTLSWAEVRRELLTPAGGLPVLLVVLGVAGMLWADVSLHERWKGLDSFLKLLVIPLLFIQFRRSDNAERVLGGFALSCVVLLVASYVMVLWPHPVRLFSNDFGVPVKSGPSQSGEFVTCIFGFTYLAYDAVVRRQWRWMFALAFVMLAMLANILFVATSRTALLIIFVLLALFALKQLRWRDTLILFAATAALLVVAWFSSPYLRERTTQAWTDYQSYVASDARNSSGERIEFAKRSIAFIKEAPFIGHGTGTIPSLFAKATAGQDGAMGSMTTNPHNQTFAVAIQLGLLGALVLWAMWLAHLWLFRSGGLIEWIGLVLVVQNIVGSLLNSHLFDFLQGWIYVIGVGVAGGAALKRRAADTQRTP